From the Mycoplasmatota bacterium genome, one window contains:
- the rplT gene encoding 50S ribosomal protein L20 translates to MPRVKGGYVTRRRRKRTLKLAKGYFGSKHILYKTAHEQVMKSLSYAYRDRKQTKRNFRKLWITRINAACRMQQVSYSKFMHGLKIANIDVNRKVLADLAVNDLNGFNKLIEVAKDALVNPNKYQTETVVAVKEPKKEVKEVKEVKKVKEVKEVKEVKEEAPKKEEKVVEVKETKKEETKTSETAEELAKLTVAKLKEIAKERGIAIPSGSRKAAIVELLSSK, encoded by the coding sequence ATGCCACGTGTAAAAGGTGGATATGTAACGAGAAGACGTCGTAAACGTACGTTAAAATTAGCAAAAGGATATTTTGGATCTAAACATATTTTATATAAAACAGCTCATGAACAAGTCATGAAATCATTATCATATGCTTATCGTGATCGTAAGCAAACAAAACGTAATTTCCGTAAATTATGGATTACGCGTATTAATGCAGCATGTCGTATGCAACAAGTTTCATACTCAAAATTCATGCATGGATTAAAAATTGCGAATATTGATGTAAACCGTAAGGTTTTAGCTGATTTAGCTGTTAATGATTTAAATGGATTTAATAAATTAATTGAAGTTGCAAAAGATGCTTTAGTTAATCCAAATAAATATCAAACAGAAACAGTTGTAGCTGTTAAAGAACCTAAAAAAGAAGTTAAAGAAGTTAAAGAAGTAAAAAAAGTAAAAGAAGTTAAAGAAGTTAAAGAAGTAAAAGAAGAAGCACCTAAAAAAGAGGAAAAAGTAGTAGAAGTTAAAGAAACTAAAAAAGAAGAAACTAAAACTTCAGAAACAGCTGAAGAATTAGCGAAGTTAACAGTTGCTAAATTAAAAGAAATCGCAAAAGAACGTGGAATTGCGATTCCAAGTGGTTCACGTAAAGCAGCAATCGTTGAATTATTATCTAGTAAGTAA
- the rpmI gene encoding 50S ribosomal protein L35 encodes MPKMKTHRGAAKRCKRTGSGKLSRHHAYTSHLAPRKTTKQKRHLKKGTLVSSSDYKRVKNLLVYKD; translated from the coding sequence ATGCCAAAAATGAAAACTCATCGTGGAGCAGCTAAACGTTGTAAACGTACAGGTTCTGGGAAGTTATCACGTCATCATGCTTACACTTCACATCTAGCTCCAAGAAAAACAACAAAACAAAAACGTCATTTGAAAAAAGGAACATTAGTATCTAGTTCTGACTACAAACGCGTTAAAAATCTATTAGTTTATAAGGATTAA
- the infC gene encoding translation initiation factor IF-3, with the protein MYIFSGYCCTHFLLVKKFGGVFIGTINHGIRRDKNETLVNEAIRFKEVRLIDVDGEQLGIVTSRDAQRRARDKELDLVCVAPKAKPPVCRIMNYGKYRYEQQRHEREAKKNQKIIEVKEIRMTPVIDTHDFETKVRNARKFLEKSAKVIVSVRFRGRMITYTEQGRKVLRKFASACEDIAKVETESRLENRQLSITLAPIDKKNK; encoded by the coding sequence ATGTATATATTTAGTGGGTACTGTTGTACCCACTTTTTGTTAGTTAAAAAATTTGGAGGTGTTTTTATCGGCACAATTAACCATGGTATCCGTAGGGATAAAAATGAAACTTTAGTCAATGAGGCTATAAGATTCAAAGAAGTTCGTTTAATTGATGTAGACGGAGAACAATTAGGGATAGTGACTAGTCGTGATGCACAACGTAGAGCGCGTGATAAAGAATTGGACTTAGTTTGTGTAGCACCTAAGGCAAAACCACCTGTTTGCCGTATCATGAATTACGGAAAATATCGATATGAGCAACAACGTCATGAACGTGAAGCTAAGAAAAATCAAAAAATTATTGAAGTCAAAGAAATACGTATGACACCAGTGATTGATACACATGACTTTGAAACTAAAGTAAGAAATGCTCGTAAATTTTTGGAAAAAAGTGCAAAAGTGATTGTTTCCGTTCGCTTTAGAGGTCGTATGATTACTTATACTGAACAAGGTAGAAAAGTCTTACGTAAATTTGCATCAGCATGTGAAGATATCGCTAAAGTAGAAACAGAGTCTAGATTAGAAAATAGACAATTATCAATTACTTTAGCCCCAATTGATAAAAAGAATAAGTAA
- the thrS gene encoding threonine--tRNA ligase encodes MEKIKISFPDGNSREYDKLVTLSDIAGSISPGLRKKSVAGYVNEVLYDVNRPIEEDATVRLITKNDKEAFQILNHSGAHLLAHAVKRLFKDAKFGVGPAIEEGFYYDIDAVITEDDLPKIEKEMKKIISEAIEINRKVVTRDEAKALFKDEPYKLELIDAIPEGEAISLYSQDDFVDLCEGVHVGNTKNIKFFKLLSLAGAYWRGKSENPMLTRIYGTAHFTDQSLKDYLQILKERKERDHRKLGKELELFTFSKIVGQGLPIWLPNGAKLRQQIERYIIDIEEEYGYQHVYSPVLGSVDLYKTSGHWSHYREDMFVPMEMDNESLVLRPMSCPHHMVIYKSKLRSYRDLPIKLAEQVVQHRYEASGALTGLERVRMMTLTDSHMFVRPDQIEGTFSDALELIKRVLNDFQVEISYYRLSLRDPENKEKYFDDDKMWQNAEDMLRNALKLNKIDFIEAVGEAAFYGPKLDIQIKTALGHDITLATIQLDFLLPERFELEYVNEQGGKSRPVVIHRGLIGTYERFVALLIEQYKGAFPLWLAPKQVDIIPVNLDLHSDYAKLVEKSLRKHKIRCELDVREEKMGYKIRESQVKKVPFSIVLGDKEKENNEVTFRRYGEQKSNTISLDDFIKLLNDEVVNKSANR; translated from the coding sequence ATGGAAAAAATAAAAATATCATTTCCTGATGGAAATAGTAGAGAATATGACAAGTTAGTGACATTAAGTGATATTGCGGGGTCTATATCACCAGGTTTACGTAAAAAGAGTGTTGCAGGTTATGTCAATGAGGTGTTATATGACGTTAATCGTCCAATTGAGGAAGATGCAACGGTTCGTTTAATCACAAAGAATGATAAAGAAGCTTTTCAGATTTTAAATCATTCAGGGGCACATTTACTTGCTCATGCAGTGAAACGATTGTTTAAAGACGCTAAATTTGGCGTGGGTCCTGCGATTGAAGAAGGATTCTATTATGATATTGATGCTGTGATAACAGAAGATGATCTTCCAAAAATTGAAAAAGAGATGAAAAAGATTATTTCAGAAGCAATTGAAATTAATAGAAAAGTAGTAACTCGTGATGAAGCAAAAGCTTTATTTAAAGATGAACCTTATAAATTAGAATTAATTGATGCAATTCCAGAAGGAGAAGCCATTTCTTTATATAGTCAAGATGATTTTGTTGATTTATGTGAAGGGGTTCATGTAGGTAATACAAAAAATATTAAGTTCTTTAAGTTATTATCTTTAGCAGGTGCTTATTGGCGTGGTAAATCAGAAAATCCAATGTTAACACGTATCTATGGAACCGCTCATTTTACTGATCAATCCTTAAAAGATTATCTGCAAATTCTAAAAGAAAGAAAAGAACGTGATCATAGAAAATTAGGGAAAGAGTTAGAATTATTTACTTTTTCAAAAATTGTTGGTCAAGGATTACCGATATGGTTACCTAATGGAGCTAAATTACGACAACAAATTGAACGTTATATCATTGATATAGAAGAAGAATATGGCTATCAACATGTTTATTCACCTGTATTAGGTTCTGTAGATTTATATAAAACATCAGGTCATTGGTCACATTATCGTGAAGATATGTTTGTTCCGATGGAAATGGATAATGAATCATTAGTATTACGTCCGATGAGTTGTCCACATCATATGGTGATTTATAAGAGTAAATTACGTTCTTATCGTGATTTACCGATCAAATTAGCTGAACAGGTTGTCCAACATCGTTATGAAGCCAGTGGTGCTTTAACTGGATTAGAACGGGTGCGAATGATGACATTAACTGATTCACATATGTTTGTTAGACCAGATCAAATAGAAGGTACTTTTAGTGATGCATTAGAATTAATTAAACGTGTCTTAAATGATTTCCAAGTAGAAATTAGCTATTATCGTCTATCCTTAAGAGATCCTGAAAATAAAGAAAAGTATTTTGATGATGATAAGATGTGGCAAAACGCTGAAGATATGCTCCGTAATGCCTTGAAATTAAATAAAATTGATTTTATTGAAGCTGTTGGTGAAGCTGCATTCTATGGTCCAAAATTAGATATTCAAATTAAAACAGCATTAGGGCACGATATTACGCTTGCAACAATTCAATTAGATTTCTTACTTCCTGAAAGATTTGAATTAGAGTATGTGAATGAGCAAGGTGGTAAATCTAGACCAGTTGTCATTCATCGTGGATTAATAGGAACTTATGAACGTTTTGTGGCATTATTAATTGAACAATATAAAGGTGCCTTCCCATTATGGTTAGCGCCAAAACAAGTGGATATTATTCCTGTTAATTTAGATTTACATAGTGATTATGCAAAATTAGTGGAGAAATCACTTCGCAAACATAAAATACGTTGTGAACTTGATGTGCGTGAAGAGAAAATGGGGTATAAAATACGTGAATCACAAGTAAAAAAAGTACCATTTTCAATTGTTTTAGGTGACAAGGAAAAAGAAAATAATGAAGTTACTTTCCGCCGTTACGGTGAACAAAAATCAAATACTATTTCCTTAGATGATTTCATTAAATTATTAAATGATGAGGTTGTTAATAAATCAGCTAATAGATAA
- the dnaI gene encoding primosomal protein DnaI has product MKEIGKLINLDTDINQKVEVIKKQVLSNQKLLSYCKKHKIELTDIKINNSLMNLLNFSENHEKCLNCTGLDNCQQLNLGFQPILKDYQTFVNIQYIACHYQKAYDAQVEITNHLKCFHMPKKILSASLDHIDLNSSRAKSVSRLATFAKSYTPEKFQKGVFLTGAFGIGKTYLLAAMANALAKRHIQVALVYLPDMIRELKSAIGKNNLEYLMSEIKNVQVLILDDIGSEMNTQWVRDEILGPILQYRMLEELPTFFSSNKTIKELITDYATTNDHVVSVSKAERIGDRIKALADEIVLTGKNYRY; this is encoded by the coding sequence GTGAAAGAAATAGGGAAATTAATTAATCTTGATACTGATATTAATCAAAAAGTAGAAGTCATTAAAAAACAAGTTTTAAGTAATCAAAAATTATTATCATATTGTAAGAAGCATAAGATTGAATTAACTGATATTAAAATAAATAATAGTTTAATGAATTTACTTAATTTTTCTGAAAATCATGAAAAATGTTTAAATTGTACAGGACTAGATAATTGTCAACAATTAAATCTTGGGTTTCAGCCGATTTTAAAAGATTATCAAACGTTTGTAAATATTCAGTATATCGCATGTCATTATCAAAAAGCATATGATGCACAGGTTGAAATTACAAACCATTTAAAATGTTTTCATATGCCTAAAAAGATTTTAAGTGCTAGTTTAGATCACATTGATTTAAATAGTAGTCGAGCTAAATCGGTTAGTCGATTAGCTACATTTGCGAAAAGTTATACGCCAGAGAAGTTTCAAAAAGGAGTTTTTTTAACCGGTGCTTTTGGGATTGGAAAGACTTATCTATTAGCTGCTATGGCCAATGCACTCGCTAAACGTCATATTCAAGTAGCACTTGTTTATTTACCTGATATGATTCGTGAGTTAAAAAGTGCAATTGGTAAAAATAATTTAGAATATTTAATGAGTGAAATTAAAAATGTTCAAGTTTTAATTTTAGACGATATTGGTTCTGAAATGAATACACAATGGGTTCGTGATGAAATATTAGGTCCAATTTTACAATATCGTATGTTAGAAGAGTTGCCTACCTTCTTTTCTTCAAATAAAACCATTAAAGAGCTAATTACTGATTATGCGACTACGAATGATCATGTTGTTAGTGTGTCAAAAGCAGAGCGAATAGGTGATAGGATTAAGGCATTAGCAGATGAAATTGTACTAACTGGAAAAAATTATCGATATTAA
- a CDS encoding DnaD domain protein — MELSVHVNDKLKLYRKTYLSSYHHEVVNLLYQPVMGIEASSLYFTLWDFVNIEKGELIISHRQLLTFFNWSLEKLIQVREKLEAIGLLTIYYHQNEGYYIYELKQPLNAKQFFLDSNLNVHLLYQVGDNLYEYLEKKFMIRPLEKSLVNITRNFHDIYQIIDGVKTIDEDKQYVTSTVNHFSVPLNYDFDFELFSLFVNRSFVNTDLMTNSVKEAIVKEAALYQFDALMMSKIVLACVNDHEIDLDCLHKTTREFYKRLKTKSSLTEHMKPAMTEKEFSLYMNKKRLTGKEKAIKNYKTKTPQEWLSQLQGNTEVPSSMLEVVKALWDNYKLPSEVINVLIEFVRIRNDGRLPLEYTKTIASTWAFNQVSTAEAAMEMVEKIQNKEKEYTKRGEVAPTYRYKKPKRVETEPVWMKEHQEYSNSQKDKQSDESVDIDELKKLLESFK, encoded by the coding sequence ATGGAATTATCTGTTCATGTGAATGATAAATTAAAACTCTACCGTAAGACTTATTTGTCAAGTTATCATCATGAAGTGGTAAATTTGTTGTATCAACCAGTGATGGGGATTGAAGCAAGTAGTCTTTATTTTACCTTATGGGATTTTGTGAATATAGAAAAAGGAGAACTAATTATCTCACATCGACAATTACTCACTTTCTTCAATTGGAGTTTAGAGAAATTAATACAGGTACGAGAAAAATTAGAAGCAATTGGATTATTAACTATCTATTATCATCAAAATGAAGGTTATTATATATATGAATTAAAACAGCCTTTAAATGCAAAACAATTTTTTTTAGATAGTAATTTAAATGTTCATTTGTTGTATCAAGTAGGTGATAATCTGTATGAATATCTTGAAAAGAAGTTTATGATTAGGCCTTTAGAAAAATCACTTGTCAATATAACAAGAAATTTTCATGATATTTATCAAATTATTGATGGTGTTAAAACCATTGATGAAGATAAACAATATGTCACATCAACAGTGAATCATTTTTCTGTACCGTTGAATTATGATTTTGATTTTGAATTATTTTCTCTATTCGTAAATCGAAGTTTTGTTAATACTGACTTAATGACAAATAGTGTAAAAGAGGCCATTGTTAAAGAAGCTGCTCTTTATCAATTTGATGCTTTAATGATGAGTAAAATAGTGTTAGCTTGTGTTAATGACCATGAAATTGATTTAGATTGTTTACATAAAACAACACGTGAGTTTTATAAACGTTTAAAGACAAAGTCATCTTTGACAGAACATATGAAACCGGCAATGACTGAAAAAGAATTTTCTTTATATATGAATAAAAAACGTTTAACAGGTAAAGAAAAAGCAATAAAAAATTATAAAACAAAAACACCACAAGAGTGGTTAAGCCAACTTCAAGGAAATACAGAAGTTCCTAGTAGTATGCTAGAAGTGGTTAAAGCTTTATGGGATAATTATAAATTACCTAGTGAAGTAATTAATGTGTTGATTGAGTTTGTTAGAATTCGAAATGATGGTAGGCTTCCATTAGAATATACAAAAACAATTGCTTCGACTTGGGCTTTTAATCAAGTTTCCACAGCTGAGGCTGCAATGGAAATGGTTGAGAAGATTCAAAACAAGGAAAAAGAATATACAAAACGGGGAGAAGTTGCTCCTACATATCGATATAAAAAACCAAAACGAGTGGAGACAGAACCTGTTTGGATGAAAGAACATCAAGAATACTCTAATTCACAAAAAGATAAGCAAAGTGATGAATCTGTTGATATTGATGAGTTGAAAAAATTGCTCGAATCTTTTAAATGA
- the coaE gene encoding dephospho-CoA kinase (Dephospho-CoA kinase (CoaE) performs the final step in coenzyme A biosynthesis.), with protein MAIIIGLTGGIATGKSTISGMFIKQGIPVIDSDLIAKQVVEVNEPAYKKIVESFGEDILLCTGHLNRKKIATVVFNDDKKRKKINSIIHPEVKKVILSEMKKYDALGNPFIVLDVPLLFESGFDDLCDFTVVVFTDKKTQYSRLMMRDNLTEEEAGKRIDAQWDIKEKLRLADFKIDNSLSILETRKQFDMLMKKLMKKENRIK; from the coding sequence ATGGCTATTATAATTGGATTAACTGGTGGTATTGCGACTGGAAAGAGTACAATATCAGGTATGTTTATAAAGCAAGGTATACCAGTAATTGATTCAGATTTAATTGCTAAGCAAGTAGTAGAGGTAAATGAACCTGCCTATAAAAAAATTGTTGAATCATTTGGTGAAGATATTTTATTATGCACGGGTCATTTAAATCGTAAAAAAATAGCTACGGTAGTTTTTAATGATGATAAAAAAAGAAAAAAAATAAATAGTATTATACATCCTGAAGTAAAAAAAGTTATCCTTAGTGAGATGAAAAAATATGATGCTTTAGGTAATCCATTCATTGTATTAGATGTACCTCTTCTTTTTGAAAGTGGATTTGATGATTTATGTGATTTTACAGTAGTCGTCTTTACTGATAAAAAAACACAGTATAGTCGTTTAATGATGAGGGATAATTTAACTGAAGAAGAAGCTGGAAAAAGAATTGATGCTCAGTGGGATATTAAAGAAAAATTGCGATTAGCTGATTTTAAAATAGATAATTCCTTATCTATATTAGAAACTAGAAAACAATTTGATATGTTAATGAAAAAATTAATGAAAAAAGAAAACAGGATTAAATAA
- the mutM gene encoding DNA-formamidopyrimidine glycosylase, which yields MPELPEVETVRQTLRKKIINKKITSIDVLYNKIIKTDINTFQTELVNQTIREIDRFGKYLLIRFDDYYLVSHFRMEGKYLLRRNEDEVEKHSHIIFHFSDQTELRYNDVRKFGTMHLKNINEVYLGEPLAKLGLEPFDSQFNLNYLQKKLNNKRTIKSSLLDQTILVGLGNIYVNEVLFLAKIHPEKLSYTLNNDEIKRIIQSTISVLKKAIALGGSTIRSYYSDDNITGRFQNELFVHLRKEEPCLVCGNKVRKIKVAGRGTYYCPVCQKK from the coding sequence ATGCCTGAATTACCAGAAGTAGAAACGGTTAGACAAACATTAAGAAAAAAAATAATAAATAAAAAAATAACTAGTATAGATGTATTATATAATAAAATTATTAAAACAGATATAAATACATTTCAAACAGAACTTGTGAATCAAACCATTCGTGAAATAGACCGTTTTGGAAAATATTTATTAATTCGTTTTGATGATTATTATTTAGTTTCCCATTTCAGAATGGAAGGAAAGTACTTACTTCGTAGAAATGAAGATGAAGTAGAAAAACATTCTCATATAATTTTTCATTTTTCTGATCAAACCGAGTTAAGATATAATGACGTTAGAAAATTTGGAACAATGCATTTAAAAAACATTAACGAAGTATATTTAGGGGAACCTTTAGCTAAACTAGGGTTAGAACCCTTTGATTCTCAATTTAATTTGAATTATTTACAGAAAAAGTTAAATAATAAAAGAACGATAAAAAGTAGTTTGCTTGACCAAACAATTTTGGTTGGATTAGGTAATATTTATGTCAATGAAGTATTATTTTTAGCTAAAATCCATCCAGAAAAGTTATCATATACTTTAAATAATGATGAAATAAAACGGATAATTCAATCAACTATTTCTGTATTAAAAAAAGCGATTGCCTTGGGTGGAAGTACAATTAGATCATACTATAGCGATGATAATATTACAGGACGTTTTCAAAATGAACTGTTTGTTCATCTAAGAAAAGAGGAACCATGTTTAGTGTGTGGGAATAAAGTTCGTAAAATCAAGGTAGCAGGAAGAGGTACTTATTACTGCCCAGTTTGTCAAAAAAAATAA
- the polA gene encoding DNA polymerase I has protein sequence MKKLILIDGNSLLYRAYYATAYSGSLMKNSKGLPTNAIYAFSVMMMNILDNYQFSHILVAFDAGKTTFRHKEYKEYKGGRKPTPSELLQQIPIAKQLLDVLNVNRYELELYEADDIIGTLSNKAQTSDFDEIEIISSDKDLLQLITNKTHISFTHKGLTETEVYTIDHLQEVYGLSPSQITDLKGLMGDASDNIPGVPGVGQKTAIKLLSEYDTVENLLNHIDDLKGKLKEKIENNKELALLSKRIATINLDAPIEVSLEDTIYKNYDVKNLIDFYQSVEFHSLIKKINMNQSVEEKAEDLDFTIVDNKFPLDSILLDNSFIIIETFGQNYHKSEILGLALINDKGRFYIPYDIIEQSLTVDMFLRDASISKNTFDYKKTKVALKWHGYDLNGVNYDLLTAAYIVNPSISKGDFRVITSYFNYNDVSYDDDIYGKNTKYHKPDQQVVTTHAIKKAVALRELKQVVIDQLKENNQLTLYKELELPLSVILADMEYEGIHIDRDSLDELGKGLKERISELEEIIYQLANKKFNIASPKQLGEVLFEDLKLKVVKKTKTGYSTSIDVLEKLKNEHPIIEEIIEYRSVTKLFNTYVEGLKQVIYDDEKVHTIFNQALTATGRLSSTEPNIQNIPIRTEEGRKIRKSFVPTKDSDYILSADYSQIELRILAHISNAENLIDAFIHDLDIHTKTAMDVFGVNKEEVTSLMRRQAKAVNFGIIYGISAFGLSENLGIQPKEAQNFINRYLETYPGIKEFMEKIVHEAKLNGYVETLFNRRRYIPELTSKNYNIRMFGERTAMNAPIQGSAADIIKIAMINVFNRLEKENLQSKLLIQVHDELIFDVKKEELEIMKNIIREEMENAVSLKVPLKVDINYGHSWYDAK, from the coding sequence ATGAAGAAATTAATCTTAATAGATGGAAATAGTTTATTATATAGAGCTTATTATGCAACTGCATATAGTGGATCCTTGATGAAAAATTCTAAAGGACTTCCGACAAATGCGATTTATGCATTTTCTGTTATGATGATGAATATTCTTGATAATTATCAATTTAGTCATATATTAGTAGCTTTTGATGCAGGAAAAACAACTTTTAGACATAAGGAATATAAAGAATATAAAGGGGGAAGAAAACCTACACCATCAGAACTTCTCCAACAAATCCCTATTGCGAAACAATTATTAGATGTTTTAAATGTCAATCGTTACGAACTTGAATTATACGAAGCAGATGATATTATTGGTACTTTATCAAATAAGGCACAAACAAGTGATTTTGATGAAATTGAAATTATTTCAAGTGATAAAGATTTACTTCAACTTATCACAAATAAAACGCATATTAGTTTTACACATAAAGGATTAACTGAAACAGAGGTTTATACAATCGATCATTTGCAAGAAGTTTATGGATTGTCTCCTAGTCAAATTACTGATTTAAAGGGATTAATGGGAGATGCTTCTGATAATATTCCTGGTGTGCCAGGTGTTGGTCAAAAAACTGCGATTAAGTTATTATCTGAATATGATACCGTTGAAAATTTATTAAATCATATCGATGATTTAAAAGGAAAATTAAAAGAAAAAATTGAAAATAATAAGGAGTTAGCTTTATTAAGTAAAAGAATCGCGACTATTAATTTAGATGCTCCAATAGAAGTATCGTTAGAGGATACGATTTATAAAAATTATGATGTTAAAAACCTTATTGATTTTTATCAATCAGTAGAATTTCATTCATTGATTAAAAAAATAAATATGAATCAATCAGTTGAAGAAAAAGCTGAAGATCTTGATTTTACTATTGTAGACAATAAATTTCCTCTAGATTCTATATTATTGGATAACTCCTTTATTATTATTGAAACTTTTGGGCAAAATTATCACAAAAGTGAAATTTTAGGATTAGCACTTATCAATGATAAAGGAAGATTTTATATTCCGTATGATATTATTGAGCAATCTTTAACCGTTGATATGTTTTTAAGAGATGCGTCCATCTCTAAAAATACATTTGATTATAAAAAGACAAAAGTTGCTTTAAAATGGCATGGGTATGATTTGAACGGGGTTAATTATGATCTGTTAACAGCTGCATACATTGTTAATCCTTCGATTTCAAAAGGTGATTTTCGTGTCATTACTTCTTATTTTAATTATAATGATGTCAGCTATGATGATGATATATATGGAAAAAACACAAAATACCATAAACCAGATCAACAAGTGGTGACAACACATGCGATTAAAAAAGCTGTGGCATTAAGAGAATTAAAACAAGTGGTAATTGATCAATTAAAAGAGAATAATCAATTAACATTATATAAAGAATTAGAGTTACCACTATCTGTAATATTAGCGGATATGGAATATGAAGGGATTCATATCGATAGAGACTCATTAGATGAATTAGGGAAAGGTCTTAAAGAAAGAATTTCTGAATTAGAAGAAATCATTTATCAATTAGCTAATAAAAAGTTTAATATAGCTTCTCCTAAACAATTGGGTGAGGTCTTATTTGAAGATTTAAAATTAAAAGTAGTTAAGAAGACAAAAACAGGGTATTCAACGAGCATTGATGTATTAGAAAAGTTAAAAAATGAACATCCGATTATTGAAGAAATTATAGAATATCGTTCGGTAACGAAGTTATTTAATACTTATGTTGAAGGCTTAAAACAAGTAATTTATGATGATGAAAAGGTTCATACCATCTTTAATCAGGCTTTAACCGCAACAGGAAGATTATCTTCAACTGAACCAAATATTCAAAATATTCCGATTCGTACGGAAGAAGGTAGAAAAATCAGAAAATCTTTTGTTCCTACTAAAGATAGTGATTATATTTTATCTGCTGATTATTCGCAAATAGAACTTCGTATTTTAGCACATATTTCTAATGCGGAAAATTTAATAGATGCTTTTATCCATGATTTAGATATTCATACGAAAACAGCGATGGATGTATTCGGTGTCAATAAAGAAGAGGTAACTTCACTTATGAGACGACAAGCCAAGGCAGTTAATTTTGGGATAATCTATGGAATTTCTGCATTTGGTTTATCAGAAAATTTAGGCATTCAACCAAAAGAGGCACAAAATTTTATTAACCGATATTTAGAAACCTATCCTGGAATCAAAGAGTTTATGGAAAAAATTGTTCATGAAGCGAAATTGAATGGTTATGTAGAAACATTATTTAATAGACGTCGATATATTCCTGAATTAACCAGCAAAAATTATAATATAAGAATGTTTGGTGAGCGAACAGCGATGAATGCACCAATACAGGGAAGTGCTGCTGATATTATTAAAATAGCGATGATAAATGTTTTTAATCGTCTTGAAAAAGAAAATTTACAATCAAAATTACTTATTCAAGTCCATGATGAACTTATATTTGATGTAAAAAAAGAAGAACTTGAAATAATGAAAAATATCATTAGAGAAGAAATGGAAAATGCGGTATCATTAAAAGTACCACTTAAAGTAGATATTAATTATGGTCATAGTTGGTATGATGCAAAATAA
- a CDS encoding M15 family metallopeptidase: MNRVLKIILILIFTTMVLIMRESIINPPSTLHIKYVHYDEFEKLGYQSSDLKILQTFMSKIQLEEIINKQISREVLFSYLKYRTFIFDDIEDYEKIRTTKYVTHQAALNIKHHPYMMSQFYKKTRDAINLNNTLTLVNKNYALKKDYVPSDLVYTKDINMIIKNDFSRNRLKKSAYLALKTLFEAAEKENLYLYLSNGYRSYEKQEKIYHHYKLTIGNADFFSARAGHSEHQTGLAVDITCKEVDFQLVQRFANTKEGQYVKNNAHRYGFIIRYPKDKENTHGYHYEPWHLRYVGTKAATIIHQKNLTLEEYLINYTVMPI; this comes from the coding sequence ATGAACCGTGTATTAAAAATAATCCTCATTTTAATATTTACTACGATGGTTTTAATTATGAGAGAAAGCATAATAAATCCACCATCTACACTTCATATTAAGTACGTCCATTATGATGAATTTGAAAAACTAGGTTATCAATCGTCTGATTTAAAAATTTTACAGACATTTATGTCAAAAATTCAACTTGAAGAAATCATCAATAAACAAATTTCTCGTGAAGTCTTATTTTCATATCTTAAATATAGGACCTTTATTTTTGATGATATAGAAGATTATGAAAAAATTAGAACAACAAAATACGTCACCCATCAAGCAGCACTAAATATAAAACACCATCCATACATGATGAGTCAATTTTATAAAAAAACAAGAGATGCGATTAATTTAAATAATACATTAACCTTAGTCAATAAAAACTACGCTTTAAAAAAAGACTATGTTCCATCTGACTTAGTCTATACAAAAGATATTAATATGATTATTAAAAACGATTTTAGTCGTAACAGACTGAAAAAGTCAGCTTATCTTGCTTTAAAAACATTATTTGAAGCGGCTGAAAAAGAAAATTTATATTTATATTTATCAAATGGTTACCGCTCCTATGAAAAACAAGAAAAAATATATCATCATTATAAACTCACAATTGGAAATGCTGATTTCTTTAGTGCTAGAGCTGGTCATAGTGAACATCAAACTGGGTTAGCAGTTGATATAACCTGCAAAGAAGTTGATTTTCAACTTGTTCAAAGATTCGCTAATACAAAAGAAGGACAATATGTTAAAAATAATGCCCATCGTTATGGATTTATTATCCGTTATCCAAAAGATAAAGAAAACACTCATGGTTATCATTATGAGCCTTGGCATTTACGATATGTTGGAACAAAAGCAGCCACCATTATTCATCAAAAGAACTTGACACTAGAAGAATATCTCATAAATTATACAGTTATGCCTATTTAA